The genomic segment CTTGCCATCCTCATTGGAGTCATTACAGGTGTTGGTTCTGTAATTTTCATCAAACTCATCCACCTTATCCAGTCCTTTTTCTACACTGGTGTGTACGAGAAAATACCTTTTCTGGGCAAATGGATATATGTTGTCGCCCCAGTCATAGGTGGCCTGCTGGTCGGGCCCCTGATCCTCCTTGCCAAGGAGGCAAAGGGACACGGCGTTCCCGAGGTCATGCAGGCTCTGGTGCTCCGAGGAGGACGAATTCGCGGACGAGTTGCAGCCGCCAAGATCGTAGCCTCGGCAATCTGTATCGGCACGGGTGGTTCTGCCGGTCGTGAAGGCCCAATCATCCAGGTCGGTGCAGCCTTTGGCTCCAGCCTCGGGCAAATACTCAAACTCTCCGACGAACGAATTCGCAACCTGGTGGCCTGTGGCGCAGCAGCAGGTATTGCTGCCACCTTTAATGCCCCCATCGCAGGCGTTGTCTTTGCCATAGAAGTACTGATGTTTAACATCCACATCCGGGCCTTTGGTAATGTGGTAATCTCCTCGGTGGCCGCATCCATCGTCAGTAGACTTTTCCTGGGCCATGGAGCCGCCTTCGCCGTACCTACCTACACAATGGCCAACCCCGTTGAACTAGTTCTCTACTTCATCCTTGGTCTTACCGCCGCTCTGGTTGGTGTTTTCTTCATCCGCATTCTTGATGTCGCTGAGACTGTCTTTGATAACTGGGATTTTCCACAGATATTCAAACCTGCCGTCGGCGCAGCCTGTCTGGGCGTTATCGGCCTTATCTATATGTCCTTCCCAGGCTTTGTTGATCCAAACGCTACCGGCGTTCACGGCCCTATTACCGCTGCCCCCATTCCTCATATGTTCGGCACCGGCTTTCCCTTCATTGGATATGCACTGCAGGGTAAGGGCTCCTTTTGGGTCCTCCTCATGCTGGTATTCTTAAAACCGCTGGCCACCACCTTCACCCTGGGCTCGGGTAACTCCGGTGGCGTTTTTGCCCCATCTCTTTTCACCGGGGCAATGCTCGGTGGAGCAATGGGACATGTTTTTCTCTACTTCTTCCCTGGAATCACAGGAAACATTGGCGCCTATGCCCTCGTCGGCATGGCAGCTCTCTTCTCGGCAACAGCCCGGGCTCCACTAACAGCAATGCTTATTGTCTTTGAGATGAGTGGCGATTACGAGATGATCCTGCCACTTATGATTGCCGGCGTCACCGCCTGTTATGTTGCTCAGTGGCTTCATCCTGAATCCATCTATACTACCAAGCTGGCCAAGCGAGGCGTTCGCTTTTCCGGGGGTAGAGACATGGACATTATGCAAGGGGTGCGGGTTAGCGAGGTCATGCGCAACCGACCTGTAACGGTGCATAAGAATCAACCCATCAGCGAACTCCTTGCCCTCTTCCAAGAGACCAACCTTCTTGGTTTTCCGGTAGTGGCCGATGACAACAAAGTCTGGGGTATTGTTACCCTACAGGATATGCACAAGGCAGAATCAAAACCTGACTTTTCATCTAAAGGACTGGTTGTGGCAGATATTGCTACCGAAGATCCTATCACCGCCTTTAGCGATGAACCCATCTGGACGGCAATTCAAAAGATGAGCCCCAGAGACCTTGCCCGCCTCCCCGTTGTCAGCCGAGACGGTTCAGGCCAACTCTGCGGTGTAATTAGCAGGAGTGATATTCTCCGTGCTTACGATGTGGGCGTTATGCGCAAACAGCGAGGTCAATTTGTTGAGGGGCAGGTTGATCTGCGTAAGCAGACCGAAAATGCCTTTATGGAGTTTGTTATCTCGGAATCAGATACCTGTAATCAAAAATGCATCCGTGATCTCTCACTGCCGGAGCATGTTAACCTCGTTTCCATCAAGCGGGCAGGTGAGATTATTATCCCCCGGGGCAAGACCCAGTTGCTGGCAGGTGATGTGGTGAGTATATACGGCAAAATCAAAGAAAATGAAGAGACCAAGAACATGCTCAGCTGTTCCTCTCCATCATAGCGTACGAGCCCCTATTGACTGCCACAGCCAATAGGGGCTCACAGGGCTCGTCAGCCAGTAACAACCCTTTGCTTTTTTTGACACTACGACAAAAAAATGCTTATCTTGTAAAGACTGCCTGCTGTTGACAAAAAACTCCTTTTTTAAAGAGATGCCCCTATGAAAAACAGATTACTTCTCCTCCTGAGTACCATCCTCTTTTTCAGCACTCCCTGCCATGGCCAAACAATCCCCACTGTTTTCGTCAGTATCCCCCCACAGAAATTCTTTATTGACAGTATAGCAGGTGGAAATGTACAGGTGCAGATCATGGTCAATCCAGGCGCCAACCCCATTACCTATGAGCCTAAGCCATCGCAAATGATAGCCCTGAGCCGAAGTATCGCCTATTTTTCCATAGGGGTACCATTTGAGCAGGCTTGGCTGGATCGCATCAGGGGAGTAAATTCCCATATGAATCTGATACCTACGGACAAGGGCATCAAAAAAAGGAAGATGACCGCTCAGCATGGAGCAGATGGCCCGGGAACAGACCCGCATATCTGGCTCTCTCCCCGGTTAGTAAAGGTTCAAGCGCTGACCATCAAGGATGCTCTGATTAAACTCATCCCTGAAAAGCAGTCTGTCTTTGAAAAAAATTACCGCACCTTCCTCCTCCAAATAGATCAGTTAGAGCAGGAGATAGGCGCCTCTCTGCTGGGACAGGCAGACAAGAAATTTTTGGTCTTCCATCCCTCCTGGGGATACTTCGCCCGGGACTTTGGTCTCACTCAGGTTGCCATAGAGATAGAGGGCAAGGAACCCAAACCTGCCCAACTGACGGCAATTATCAAGGAGTGCCAGCAGGCCGGCATTCGTATCATTTTTGCCCAACCTCAATTCTCCCAAAGAAGTGCTCGCACCATCGCCAAGGCAATAAGAGGCCAGGTGATTCTCATCGACCCCCTAGGCGAAAATTGGCTGCAAAATATGCGGGATGTTGCCAACAAACTCCAAGAACTGACAGAATAAGCCTATGCAAGTACCCCTTATCGAAATCAGAGATCTCTGCCACTCCTACCAGAATCAGGAGGTATTGCACCATATAAACCTGGAGGTATATCATGGTGATTTTATCTCTATAATTGGCCCAAACGGCGGGGGAAAAACAACCCTTTTAAAATTGATCATCGGCCTGCTCAAACCTACCCGGGGTGAGATCCTTATCAAGGGCCAGCCCTTTGATAAGGAGAGGGCCACCATCGGCTATGTACCTCAATACATCAATCACAACCTCAACTTCCCCGCAACCGCCCTCGATGTCGTTTTAATGGGTTGCCATAGACCCGCCAGGAGATTTAAGCTCGGCCACTGTAAAAAAGATCGAGAGGCAGCCCAACTCTCCCTTGAAAAAATTGGCATTGAGAACTGTGCAGAAAAAAAAATCAGGGATCTCTCCGGTGGACAACGGCAGAGAGTGCTCATTGCCAGAGCCCTGGTCTCAGAACCTGAACTGCTGGTACTCGACGAACCTACAGCCAGTATCGATACCAAAGGGCAGACAGATTTTTATAATTTACTTCAGGAGCTGAACAAAGATATCACCATCCTCATGGTCAGCCATGATCTCCTGATGATCTCCTCCTATGCAAAGTCAATTGCCTGCCTCAATAAAGGCCTCAGCTACCACCCAACATTTACATCCTTTAACGATGTGCTCAATGCCTTCTACTCCTGCTCTGTCAAAAATTCCTGCCTCTCTACTACCCTCAGTCAGGAGCATTTACAAATTCACCAAAAGGGGAGTCTCTGATGCTTGAAGCCCTCCAATTTGAATTTATGCGTAATGCCCTTATGGCGGGAATGCTGGCCAGCATACTCTGTGGCATCATCGGTAGTCTCATCGTTATTAACCGACTGGTCTTTCTCTCGGGTGGCATCGCCCACAGCGCCTACGGAGGCATCGGTCTGGCAGCATTCTGCGGTTGGCCCTACCTGCTGGGGGCCACAGGTTTTTCCCTGGTCTCTGCCATGGTTATGGCCGCTGTCTCCATCAAGGCCAAGCATCGGGCCGATACCATCATTGGTGTTATATGGGCCCTGGGCATGGCCATAGGTATCCTCCTCCTTGATATGACGCCTGGCTATAACGTCGACCTGATGAGCTACCTCTTTGGCAGCATCCTCAGTGTCCCCACTGCAGATCTGGGCATAATGGCAGCCATAGGCTGCATTATCTTATTTGTGGTAGGATTTTTCTTCAGTGATATTTCGGCGATGTCCTATGACGAGGAATTTGCTCAGGTACGGGGCGTGCCCGTCCGTCCGCTCTACTTCCTCCTCATCGGCATTGTGGCCATCACCGTGGTGATGGTTGTCCAGCTTGTGGGATTGATCCTGGTCATAGCCCTGCTGAGCATCCCGGCCCATATCGCTGAAAAGTATACCAAGTCCCTATTAGGAATGATGGGCCTCTCCTGCCTTCTCGGTATGGGATTTATTCTGGGCGGACTCTGGCTCTCCTACACCTACGACCTCACCTCGGGAGCCACCATTATCTTCTTTGCCGGAGTCGTCTTCTTTCTCTCTCTAGGCCTGGACAAGATAATTTCCTTCCTGCGCAAACGAAGAATCGTCCTAGCCCACAGGCCCTCTTAAAGAAGAAGGGCCCGCCAGGTATTCTGACTGTCTACATAGGTAGTGTTCAAAGACTGACAGGCCGTCTACATCTGTATATTGTCTGTTTCCTCGATGTTTGAGCCTTTATACATTTGTATATTGCCCGTCTACTCGGGTTTTCAGGCCGTATACATTTGTATATTGCCCGATTACTCGGTGTTTGAGCCTTTATACATTTGTATATTGTCTGTTTCCTCGATGTTTCGGGCTTTATACAGATGTATATTGCTTCACTACTGGAGTTTTCAGGATTTATACAGATGTATATTGCGCCAATATTCTGGTTTTCAGGCTTTTTGCATCTGTTTATTCTCTCATGAGCCTAAGCTTAGGGTTTGCCTCAACAGGTAAGGCCTCTTTCTTCAGTCGTCATTTTCTTTTACTCAAAAGAAAATGACGGTTCAATAATGAATAGGTGGAGCTAAAACAAATCAATCAGACTGTTTAAAGTTTACACTGCACTAGTGCTTTGTAGAGCTTTAGATATCGTAAATATTGTTTAGCCATTTTGGTGCGCTGCAAGGCACGAATGAAGGAGCATAGCAGCGCTATGTGACCGAATGAGAAACGAAGTCAGCGCGAGAAAAGGGCAAACAATATACGGGGGATAAAGTTTTACAGAGCACTAAAGGCGAGGCCACTCTGCCAGAAGTTGCTGATAGCGTTCCGGGGTATCTATATCGACAAATTCAGCGGAATCGCTAAATTCAAGACTGCAGAGCAGATGGGGATGGGCACGAATCACCTGCCGACCACCCTCATCCCCCTCCAGAGCCAATAG from the Desulfotalea psychrophila LSv54 genome contains:
- a CDS encoding chloride channel protein — encoded protein: MPFKKKSLSAFLDRQAPPEGLLLLGLAILIGVITGVGSVIFIKLIHLIQSFFYTGVYEKIPFLGKWIYVVAPVIGGLLVGPLILLAKEAKGHGVPEVMQALVLRGGRIRGRVAAAKIVASAICIGTGGSAGREGPIIQVGAAFGSSLGQILKLSDERIRNLVACGAAAGIAATFNAPIAGVVFAIEVLMFNIHIRAFGNVVISSVAASIVSRLFLGHGAAFAVPTYTMANPVELVLYFILGLTAALVGVFFIRILDVAETVFDNWDFPQIFKPAVGAACLGVIGLIYMSFPGFVDPNATGVHGPITAAPIPHMFGTGFPFIGYALQGKGSFWVLLMLVFLKPLATTFTLGSGNSGGVFAPSLFTGAMLGGAMGHVFLYFFPGITGNIGAYALVGMAALFSATARAPLTAMLIVFEMSGDYEMILPLMIAGVTACYVAQWLHPESIYTTKLAKRGVRFSGGRDMDIMQGVRVSEVMRNRPVTVHKNQPISELLALFQETNLLGFPVVADDNKVWGIVTLQDMHKAESKPDFSSKGLVVADIATEDPITAFSDEPIWTAIQKMSPRDLARLPVVSRDGSGQLCGVISRSDILRAYDVGVMRKQRGQFVEGQVDLRKQTENAFMEFVISESDTCNQKCIRDLSLPEHVNLVSIKRAGEIIIPRGKTQLLAGDVVSIYGKIKENEETKNMLSCSSPS
- a CDS encoding metal ABC transporter ATP-binding protein, encoding MQVPLIEIRDLCHSYQNQEVLHHINLEVYHGDFISIIGPNGGGKTTLLKLIIGLLKPTRGEILIKGQPFDKERATIGYVPQYINHNLNFPATALDVVLMGCHRPARRFKLGHCKKDREAAQLSLEKIGIENCAEKKIRDLSGGQRQRVLIARALVSEPELLVLDEPTASIDTKGQTDFYNLLQELNKDITILMVSHDLLMISSYAKSIACLNKGLSYHPTFTSFNDVLNAFYSCSVKNSCLSTTLSQEHLQIHQKGSL
- a CDS encoding metal ABC transporter permease is translated as MLEALQFEFMRNALMAGMLASILCGIIGSLIVINRLVFLSGGIAHSAYGGIGLAAFCGWPYLLGATGFSLVSAMVMAAVSIKAKHRADTIIGVIWALGMAIGILLLDMTPGYNVDLMSYLFGSILSVPTADLGIMAAIGCIILFVVGFFFSDISAMSYDEEFAQVRGVPVRPLYFLLIGIVAITVVMVVQLVGLILVIALLSIPAHIAEKYTKSLLGMMGLSCLLGMGFILGGLWLSYTYDLTSGATIIFFAGVVFFLSLGLDKIISFLRKRRIVLAHRPS
- a CDS encoding metal ABC transporter solute-binding protein, Zn/Mn family encodes the protein MKNRLLLLLSTILFFSTPCHGQTIPTVFVSIPPQKFFIDSIAGGNVQVQIMVNPGANPITYEPKPSQMIALSRSIAYFSIGVPFEQAWLDRIRGVNSHMNLIPTDKGIKKRKMTAQHGADGPGTDPHIWLSPRLVKVQALTIKDALIKLIPEKQSVFEKNYRTFLLQIDQLEQEIGASLLGQADKKFLVFHPSWGYFARDFGLTQVAIEIEGKEPKPAQLTAIIKECQQAGIRIIFAQPQFSQRSARTIAKAIRGQVILIDPLGENWLQNMRDVANKLQELTE